CAACTCAATTTCTCGCTGcaaaactgggaaaatttcaaaccttaatatcttcttcatttctcaactaaattccatgaaatttgtaccaaaatgaagcttacaacaagtagaacaaaaccttaccactttggggacctaaaaccaacggaatcttgCCTAAAAAACCTCGAAATTCCAACTAAACCTGCAATTCACTGAAACTGGGCTTCCCAACGTCCAAAAACCCTCAAAATTGTTCCCCAAGCTTCGTGAGAAGGTTCTAAAGCTCCCTATAAccttaaaaacttctaaaaaccTCATGATCACGTGTGCATAAACAGTGCACCAAAACTGGGTTCATGGGTTCTAGGGTTTTCGAAGGTTTCACATCCAATCAACACCACTAATCGACTCTTGAGCTCAAAAGGAGTCCAAAAAAACCAACATCAAACACGATCCGTGCCTGGAAATGGTTGGATGAAAGTCGTCCGTACGATGAGGAAGAAAATGGAAGGAATCCGAgagaatgagaaagagagagtcaCGGGGGAAAGGTTGGGTGTGTGTATGAGTGTGCGGTCCAGGTGACAGCCcaccaaacaaaaacaattcaaCCCATACACCCAACAACATAAAATACGTCCAGAGGTAAAATCGTATTTTCACACTAATAGTACAAAAGTTCGGGACAGGATGTCACAATCTACAATATCACTTGACGCGTTTTCATGTTTTGAAGCCTTTCACAACAACTTCTTTACCAATACCATCAAATATCACACTATCAAATAATCATAttatcattcattcattgatCTTCTATCCGGTTTTCCAATCAATCTTCTGAAATTTTATGGTTGAAAATGTTGTTTCATTGTTAGCAAAAACAACTAGAAGAGTAAGTATTAATgttacaagtaaaaaaattagTCATACACCTCACTAATATCATAAgcatatacatttttttttgccaaaaaacTAAGCGGGAGCATCTGGGGGCAGGAGAAGGATTCTCTACCTTCCTATTCTCATCCACTCCTCTCACGCAttgtttttttatcttattatctctataaaaaaaaatcaatataagatgttaacgtgacttaaccgcgACTGTTCAAATAAGAGGGCATAAAAGGGTAGAGAGATTATAAGGGTAGAAAATCCTCATACCTGAAGGCAAAGTGGCTTCGTCTTTTGGTGGGATCCACTTGTGTAGCAATCAACACCGACCTCACTAAGAACCTTATTTTAGTGCATAACATGTACTCAAGAAATAGATAGTGAAATATGCAATTTAAGTAGGGGGTTTAGCTTACAAATTAGATAGGAATGTGCTATCAACATACTCTTTTTTACTTCAcacattttttgttaatttatattctttgatcttattcaattcaatcaaggttaaaaattaaaaagttacaaaaaataaaaataactgtATAGATATTACACCCCATTAGATATTCCCACTTAGTACTCTTGTGCATTCTTGATTCTTCTCTTTCGTTTTCATCTCTCTCTGATAAGTTAGATATTTTTCCCCCTAGCTTGCGACAAATCCGAGGCAATTTAGCTTACACATGTCGGACGCAATCGTGCAAAATTCAACGCGATGTACTGATACATGGTGGTATTTTAACCACGTTTCGAAATTCAGAGACATCTTAAGGTGAACTGTTGCAAGATAAAAATAACCATCCAAATTCAAAGAGATCTTTTGGTTTAACTGTTGAGAGCTaaacttcttttttctcttgCGAAGCGATATTTTACTGTAaactaatttgatcaaattaagtTTTAAACTTTCAAATGCATTTAGAGTAAGACCATCCGATGTAGTTTAGTAAGCTAAACTCTTTTTATTGATAAAACGGTATTCTACTGTAAACTAATTTAAGCGGACTAAGATTTGAACTTGAATCAATTACAAAGACACCACCCTCTTTATTTCGTGTCTGTGCCAGTTTTCTCAGTTACAGCGCTTTGATTGTTTTTAGTTGTGCATTATTTGATAAGCTAAGTACACAACCCCCGCCAAATATGCATCTTAATTAACCTTAAACTCAATACTAATCATACTAATGGAAAACTAAATTCTCCTCTAACCCTCTAATTAATCTTTCTTAATTACCTTAATTGGCTGCTCAACTGTACTCCAAACTTCACACCTGACTTTCAGCACTATCTGCCTTGTGCAgcaactcctcctcctcctcccccttTTCACTGACCCTTAATCTTtcatcctctctcttcttctcctttctgCAAGTTACTTTCTTATCTCTATCTGCATGCCTGAGCCGCCATCCGCCGCTGCGATTTCTGCCGCCGATCCCACGTGGAAGTAGTACTTCTTCACGGTGGCTTGGGCCGGAGGAGGCGTCTGAAACCATGGAGTCATCACTCTCACCATCATAATGACGATCAACAATGCAGTTCCTGCCATTGATTTTTCCACCCCCTTTTTTATGATCACTAATATTGTAGTAAACTTCGTTACTTTCGCTACGCATGATGGGGGAGCCAATATACATTGTCCACCCAGACTCGCTACTCCCACTCCAATTCTTCGCATCGCCTTCAACAACTTGGGAAGATTCCATTCCACAGAGACACAAAGCTCGGAAGCTCACCCCAACAACTTTCGAgattaaaactgaaaacgaaatgattaaCGAAGCGAGTTCGAGTTGGTAGAAACTTTTGAGACAAGATGTTATGACTCTTATCACAGAATGGAAATGCACTTATATATTAGTCTGTTTATTTGCCTTCGATTCTCACAAGAAAAGGACAAAGAAATCCATCTCAGTACAGTGGGATTTGAAAAATCCTCCCCCTTCCCTCTCTTAATTATTGAATGAATATTGCCAAGGATGCGTTACCACCTGGCAAACCTATCACCATATTTTCCATGGTCACTACAGGACAAGGTCTTGGATAAATGGTGGTTCACTACGGACAGAGATCTTCTTCAGATCTCATTGTCCGGATTTCAATGACCAAATTGAATTCGATGATTCTCATTAATTCATTTTGCTAACTCATTTcatacaaattaattaagagCTTTAGTTTCTCTTTCGCACAAACTAAGAACCCTAATTGTCTAGTTCTTAAGCTCCGAATGGTCAGGTGGaagattcaaattcattcactACTCACATCTGAAAAATAAACGGGCAGAGCTAGGTAGCTCACTTGTCACCGTcatctgctctctctctctctctcacacacacaccctTTACTTCTCTGTGTTGCTTATAAATAATGACCAGTTTTTGGTTGGGGAACTGGCAGGCCTCTATTTAATAGAAGAGTACATATTCAACTAGCTTTCAATAGTTTGATGAGGTTTTAAGTTCGACTCACACAAATGTAATGAGCGATATATATTTGTGATAGTTCGAAAACTAGTTGCAGCTGATCCGGTTGTAATGGTGTAGCTTCATTTTTCCTTGAATTCTTTGTGCCCTGCCATCATCAAGAAAGAGCAGCTTTTTAAGCCTGTGAAAGTTTCAGTCTTTGGCATTTTTTACAGTAGACAATTTACACTAGATTGGACGAGGTTATGTGGTTGGGGGAAAACTTGTGAAAAAGGTCATTTAATTTGcttcttttttgttcttgtaATTGCTGTGTTTCCTTTCCTCCCCAACAAGCAAAGCCCCgccttcttctctctcttctgaGAATTTGTCTGCAGATACAGAGATGCTCGCTTATGCAGCAATCACACTGTTGGGATCACTAATTTGGGGTTTTATTATGTTAATCATGATTAGGATTTTGATTAAGATGTAATTAAGTAAGTGATTATTTGGCTTCTGTcaagggatgtgatatccacacatctcattttacttctcacatacccttgataatttctgttcgttgatcttcttcaattcatccgatccgatggTCGAAatttaaaaaggtgtgtgagaagtaaaatcgagtgtgtagatatcacacccctCTTTCAAATAAAAGGTTGGATTTTTCTTCTTTGGATTGTGTTTACAGTATAGTCAAGGGGATTTTATCCAAACCACAATAAATTCAAAGGCAGTAATGTTAtttataccatgtttttataccatcttGAATGGCATCTAACGTGGACAGatatatcatttgaaaaatttgtaaaacttAAGAAAATGAGGGAGAAAGACTCCCCTATATACcacaatcataatttaattaactagtttttttaattattagtttattaaataatgaactaaatttaaaaatctgattaatttaaatgatgtgaCTGTTCACATCAAATATCATCTAAAGTAGtatgaaaatatgatacaaaaatatgatatgaataatatttttgttaacAATCCATAAGATTCGCCCAAGTGTTTGCAAGAAGCCTTAAATTGTGTAGTAAGCCCATTGCCACGTGGCGCAGAACAGAGTGATCCACACAGCCAGGTTATCTCATGGGGATCCCAGATTCAAAGTCCACTCCTAAGTCTCCTCCCACAACAAAAAACCCAGAAGGGTCAATTTCGTCTACTACTCAAAAAAGTTACAGTGGCAAGCaactcaagaaaatcaaaagaaaaccaagaaaattatgaaaaggCCACCAtccaattaaatttaaaaaaaattcttgggtTGATTCCAgtccttagaccatctccaacacttaggttaaaacttaaaatttttagcccagaaaatttagattttaactcaaaaatagttttttttgcTCCAACTCTTCTGGATTAAACTTTTAGCCTCACatcattaaagaatgaatttagactaatttttttttcataaaagtaacttttttaaaaaagaaaaaattatgtagagtATCatgatttaattttatgaacattttaactttaaaatatttttattctaacaaatattgaaaaatcagtAATCGACATCATGAAACTCGTGAAATattatgaaagaatatgaacacataaaataattttttttttaaattactttaaccgttggatttaaatatggaccattatatatatatatatatattactaatggattcaattaatttataaatataaaactaaaaaaatatacatatatggtggACCAACCTCACTAACCCAAGGGGAATCCTGGGCTAAATTTGGCCCATTAACTCATATTTGCGCCCATtaatgagttttgagttttaactcatatttgccccaaGAGTTGGAGCAAGTTGTGATAAgtttagaatctaaaatttgagttttacttcaAGGATTGGAGTAGATCttatagattaaaattttaaccccaaattattaaataatgaagttagactaatttttttctcaaagtaacttttttaaaaagaaaaaattatgtagactatcataatttaattttatgaatattttaacctaaaaatatttagattccaacaaatatttaaaaatcacTAATCAACATTATGAAACGCGTGAaacaaaagaatatgaaacacataaaagaaattgtttttttatttgctttagcctttgaatttaaatttgaatcgttagattttttttttatcgttgaatttaaaaatatacatatatggtgggCCAGCCCCACCAACTCGGGAAGAATACTGGGCTAAATTTGGCCCATAAataagttttgagttttaactcataTTTACCCTAAGAGTTGGAGTAAATTGGAAtaagtttagaacctaaaatttaaattttacttcAAAAATTGGAGTAAGTCTTGGTCCTAAATAGAACCCTACTGACCTTAGGGGGCGTTTATTTGCCCTCACTAACTCTCACTGGATTGGACTGGACTAATGGTTAGTCCAGTCCCATGTTTGGTACCTGCTGGGACTAACTTTAATGACACTAACCTTCACTTGCCTCGACTAACCATGGGATTAGCTGGTCTTAGCGAAACCCCTCAAAAACTATGAGATTGCTAGTCCCGTTTTCAAAATTGTCTGCATGTCGTATGAAAGTTGCAAGTCTACAAGCTTGCTTCTGGGCAATTCCATTTGCCCTCCCATGCCCAGATCTGAAACACAAACCCACTCACAACCTAAATCTCAAAATCCAACCACCAGAatcagaaagaaaagaaaaaagcaaaacaaTAACATCAACaatctcaataaaaaaattctaccTTACTTTTGAAATTTCCCATAAAGTTCCCTTTTCTCTAGAAAATTCCAAAGAGAAATGGgtagagaaggggagagagttGGGGACGAAGAGagattaagagagagagagagaggagaaggtAGCCTTGGGGACGATTTTGCAGGAAACTTGGATTTGAAGCTTTTTGTAGGAAAAAGATGGGAGGAAGGGAAAGTATTGGGGACGGAACCAAAGAGGAACAAAAGTAAAGAACTCTCTAGAGAGAGGTAGAAGTGTGTTCAAatttttagggaaaaaaaagttgaattaataataaaatattattagataTATGTTAAAGGgagttgttattagcacttcaaaaatctcattatacattctaaattttctataataggaaagaaaaatacacttgtgaggagtgtagaatgagatttttggaatgttaataacaattttcatattaaataatataatttgttattttatttattttttagtcCGACAATGCACCAAACTAGTTTAGTTTAGTCTAGTTTATTTGTTGCCTTTTCAGTATTTGTGACTTTTCAGAATTGCAGATTGAGAGGGAGAGATACCAGTGCCCCTGGATGTCTCTGCCTCTCTATCCGACCCAAAGCTAGCGACttgtttgtttcctggtaaaaTTTGGATCACGGGAGAAGTGAAACCCGAGATGGGTTTGACGGAATACTTGAGGACAATTGATTGGGAGGAAGAAGCCTACCCAGCGTATGAAGATTTCGTAATTCTTCCTCTGTTCGTCCTCTACTTCCCAACTGTCCGATTTTTTCTGGATAGATTCGTCTTTGAGGTACATAACATTGATTGGAGCAgctcaagtttttattttttgtagctTACTGATGTTATCAATGTTGTTTATCAGACATTTTAGATCGTTAATGATGTTTTTTAGTGTCATGTTGGTTGACCTATGTCGGAAATACACTTGTATTTGATgggttgtgtttaattttatgttatttgatTAGCATGATTGAATGCCAGATTGGTCAGCGCGATATGAGTTATTGTTTTTGAAGTGGTTTGACTGGTTTTCTGGTCTTTGAGATTCAGTGTTTGTTTGCATTGTCTCTCAGTTTCCTTTAGGTCCTGTTTCTGCTGCATCTTGTATTCTCTTTTAATCAATGAAAAGGATTAGAAAGAGAACAACTTGTTTTACATGGGAAGTTTCGAGTGAGAAGCTCCTCCGATGTCGATTAATGTTAatgattgtgtcaaaattgTACCAGCCCCTTTTTCATCAGTGCCATAAAAGCAATGTAAAACTAAAGTTGTTTGCTTTCTGTATTGGTTTGGTGCTGATGTTTTTATTTCCGACAAGCAACTTAAACCGTTTATAGTAGTCGTCCTGAATATGACCGATTAGTTTGTATGGCCAGATCGATAAACGTAAGGGTCTCAGTGTTGATTGTTGGCGTAAGATCATTGTTTAAGAGGATCGGTTACTtttctccatttctctctcACACTAGCTATATGTTGGCGGTGAATGCTTCTGCTTAAAAATACTGATGTTCTTGATTATGCTCGAATGCTATACTTAGCTGTGTAAAATGTACAGCCTATTCTCCACCCGAGCTAAAGTTTTCCAGGGCAGCTTTCGTTTTCcattacttttcagttaaacgTTTGATTACTTGTTTCATTCTTATCTCCTAGTACTCTATATATATTCCTAATCAAGGAATGTGAACTTGACTACTTTCTTTCCCTTAAGATCTTTATTTACTCAGTGTTGATTTATATTTCATACTGCAGAAAGTGGGGAGGCGGTTAATTTTTGGAAAGGGCCTTCAGAAACAGGATGTAAAAACTTATGAACAAAGGAAGAAGATTAGAAAATTCAAGGAGTCAGCATGGAAATGCATATATTTTCTTTCAGCAGAGTTTCTAGCCCTTCTTGTAACTTATGATGAGCCTTGGTTTACAAATACAAAATACTTTTGGGTAGGACCGGGAGACCAGGTCTGGCCTGACCAGAAAATGAAGTAAGTCTTAATTAGAATGTATGtcgtgtttgtgtttgtttaaaAAAGGCATTCATATGAAATCTGAGCTTTATCCTCCATAAAATGCTACATATGAATTTCAGGTTGAAATTGAAGGGGGTTTATATGTATTGTGCTGGATTTTACACATACTCCATATTTGCTTTGATTTTCTGGGAAACAAGGCGTTCCGACTTTGGGGTATCCATGAGCCATCACGTAGCTTCTGTCATTCTCATTGTGCTGTCTTACATTTTCAGGTATATTCTGATGGCGTGAGTTTGTAGCTTTCTCATGTTCTTGGTCACAAAACCAACAAAACAAGAATACTAAAACCTAGAAAAGGTATGAAGGAGGGTTTAAGTATTAGCATTATTATACAAGCACTACAGGTATTCGGGTTAAAACATGTAGgaaaatataaagaaatatTAACTATGTATTACAATGTGTTAAATTTAATCACTTTCTCCTGTTTCTTGCAGGTTTGCCCGTGTGGGTTCAATTGTTTTAGCTCTTCATGATGCTAATGATGTGTTTCTGGAGGTAGGGAAGATGTCCAAATACAGTGGTGCTGAAAGGACTGCTAGCGTTGCGTTTATTCTTTTTGTATTGTCTTGGATCATACTGCGACTCGTTTACTATCCATT
This Pyrus communis chromosome 6, drPyrComm1.1, whole genome shotgun sequence DNA region includes the following protein-coding sequences:
- the LOC137736339 gene encoding protein SOB FIVE-LIKE 3-like, with protein sequence MESSQVVEGDAKNWSGSSESGWTMYIGSPIMRSESNEVYYNISDHKKGGGKINGRNCIVDRHYDGESDDSMVSDASSGPSHREEVLLPRGIGGRNRSGGWRLRHADRDKKVTCRKEKKREDERLRVSEKGEEEEELLHKADSAESQV
- the LOC137738017 gene encoding ceramide synthase 1 LOH3-like encodes the protein MGLTEYLRTIDWEEEAYPAYEDFVILPLFVLYFPTVRFFLDRFVFEKVGRRLIFGKGLQKQDVKTYEQRKKIRKFKESAWKCIYFLSAEFLALLVTYDEPWFTNTKYFWVGPGDQVWPDQKMKLKLKGVYMYCAGFYTYSIFALIFWETRRSDFGVSMSHHVASVILIVLSYIFRFARVGSIVLALHDANDVFLEVGKMSKYSGAERTASVAFILFVLSWIILRLVYYPFWILWSTSYEVLLTLDMDKHSIDGPIYYYVFNTLLYSLLVIHIFWWVLMYRMLVKQIQARGQLSDDVRSDSEGEEDDHED